The Aureimonas mangrovi genome contains the following window.
GAGCGCAGGCCGAGCGCGAAGAGCGCCATCGCGGGAAGCGGGCGGCTCGCCATCTCGCCGCACAGCGTTACCTCGACGCCGTTACGCTCCCCCGCTTCGACGATCGTCCGCAGAGCCTTGAGGAAGGGCTTGGACAAAACGTCATAGCGCGAGGCGACACTGGCATTGCCGCGGTCGGCCGCGCTGAAGAACTGGAAGAGATCGTTGGAGCCGATCGACACGAAGTCGGTCAGCGCCATCAGTTCGTCGAGCTGGAAGAGGAGCGAGGGCACCTCGATCATCGCGCCGAGCTTGACGTCGCGCGGCATCGCGTGGCCGAAGCGTTCCAGATGCGCGAGCTCTCGCCGGACGAGTTCGCGCGCGCGCGCCATCTCTGCGACGTCCGTCACCATCGGGAACATGATCTTCAGGTCACGGCCACCGGCCGCTTTCAGAAGCGCACGAAGCTGAGTGCGCATCAGGCCCGGCCTGTCGAGAGCCAGCCGCAGCGCACGGTAGCCGAGCGCCGGATTGTCCTCGGGCGACTGGTGCAGATAGGGCAGCATCTTGTCGCCGCCGACGTCGAGCGTGCGGAAGGTCACGGGCCGTTCGCCGGCCGCATCGAGGACGGCCGCATAGAGCCGCTCCTGCTCGCGTGCGCGCGGCAGCGTCGAGGCCACCATGAACTGCAGCTCGGTGCGGAAGAGGCCGATCCCCGCCGCGTTCGCCTGATCGAGCTGCGGCAGGTCGACCAGAAGGCCGGCATTCATCAGGAGATCGATCTTCACGCCGTCGCGCGAGCGCGCCTCGACGTCGCGAAGCTCGCGATAGCGTTCCTGGCGCCGCGCGCGGAACTGGACGCGTTCGGCGAAGACCTTCTCCACCTCCACCGGCGGGCGGATATGGACGACGCCCTCCTCCCCGTCGAGCAGGATCGGGTCGCCGTTCTCGACGAGCGAGACCGCGCCCGTCGCCTGCCCGACAACCGGGATGCCGAGCGCCTTGGCGACGATCACGACATGGCTCGTCGCGGCTCCTTCTTCGAGAATCAGGCCGCGCAGCCGCTCGGGGTGATAGTCCAGAAGCTCGGCGGCGCCCATGGAACGGCACACGATGATGGCGTCGGCGCGCTCGTCTTCCTCGAAGGGATCGGCGATCTTGCCCATGAGCTGGCGCAGAAGCCGGTTGGCGAGGTCGTCGAAATCATGCAGGCGCTCGCGCATGAACGGGTCGCTCATGTGCATCATGCGCGCGCGCATGTCGGACTGCACCTTCTCCACCGCCGCCTCGGCCGAGAGGCCGTTGCGCACCGCCTCCTCCAGCCGCCGCACCCAGCCGCGATCATGCGCGAACATGCGGTAGGCTTCGAGCACCTGCCGATGCTCGCCTTCCGCGGGCATGTCGCGACGCTCCAGCATGTCCTCGATGGCGCGGCGAAGGCTGGCGATCGAAGCGGACAAGCGCTCGATCTCGGCCTCGACGTTCTCATTGAACAGGTTGGTGACGACGACACGCGGCTCGTGCAGGAGGACGTGACCGAGGCCGATGCCG
Protein-coding sequences here:
- the ptsP gene encoding phosphoenolpyruvate--protein phosphotransferase — its product is MRSESLGPRVLLRKMRELMAEQIEPQARLDEIVRQIAGTMAAEVCSLYILRADGVLELYATQGLNPKSVHLAQLQLGEGLVGTIAATARGLNLNDAQRHPAFTYLPETGEEIYNSFLGVPVLRAGRTLGVLVVQNAANRFYREEEAEALETVAMVVAEMIAAGSLEGISRPGVVLDLSRPVHLEGIGLADGIGLGHVLLHEPRVVVTNLFNENVEAEIERLSASIASLRRAIEDMLERRDMPAEGEHRQVLEAYRMFAHDRGWVRRLEEAVRNGLSAEAAVEKVQSDMRARMMHMSDPFMRERLHDFDDLANRLLRQLMGKIADPFEEDERADAIIVCRSMGAAELLDYHPERLRGLILEEGAATSHVVIVAKALGIPVVGQATGAVSLVENGDPILLDGEEGVVHIRPPVEVEKVFAERVQFRARRQERYRELRDVEARSRDGVKIDLLMNAGLLVDLPQLDQANAAGIGLFRTELQFMVASTLPRAREQERLYAAVLDAAGERPVTFRTLDVGGDKMLPYLHQSPEDNPALGYRALRLALDRPGLMRTQLRALLKAAGGRDLKIMFPMVTDVAEMARARELVRRELAHLERFGHAMPRDVKLGAMIEVPSLLFQLDELMALTDFVSIGSNDLFQFFSAADRGNASVASRYDVLSKPFLKALRTIVEAGERNGVEVTLCGEMASRPLPAMALFALGLRSVSMTSSAIGPVKAMLLELDIGQLRDALKAFMCASDETRSLRRFLEEYAAERAIPL